The nucleotide sequence CCAGAACCACTTGACATAACTATAACCATCTGGTTGAGGTTCAGAGTTTGGACGCCTCGCCCGGAGCCACCGCAGGCAGCAGTCGCACACAGCAGCAGACAGCAGTAGCAGACAGTCGAACCGAGAAATCGGACCAGCCAACAGGAAGGCAAAGGCGATGACGCCACCGCACAACTACCTCGCCGTGATCAAGGTCGTCGGCATCGGCGGCGGCGGCGTCAACGCGGTCAACCGGATGATCGAGGTCGGCCTCCGCGGGGTCGAGTTCATCGCGATCAACACCGACGCCCAGGCGTTGCTGATGAGCGATGCCGACGTCAAGCTGGACGTCGGCCGCGAGCTCACCAGGGGACTGGGCGCGGGCGCCAACCCGGACGTCGGACGGCAGGCCGCCGAGGACCACCGTGCGGAGATCGAGGAGGTCCTCAAGGGGGCCGACATGGTGTTCGTGACCGCCGGCGAGGGTGGCGGCACCGGTACCGGCGGAGCTCCCGTCGTCGCGTCGATCGCCCGCAATCTCGGTGCGCTGACCATCGGTGTCGTCACCCGCCCGTTCGCCTTCGAGGGCAAGCGCCGCGGCGGCCAGGCCGAATCCGGGATCCAGGATCTGCGCAACGAGTGCGACACGCTGATCGTCATCCCCAACGATCGGCTGCTCCAGCTCGGCGACCTCGGTGTCTCGCTGATGGACGCCTTCCGCTCTGCGGACGAGGTGTTGCTCAACGGTGTCCAGGGCATCACCGACCTGATCACCACCCCCGGCCTGATCAACGTCGACTTCGCGGACGTCAAGTCGGTGATGGCCGGGGCCGGAACGGCGCTGATGGGGATCGGTTCGGCCCGCGGCGAGGGCCGGGCGGTCCAGGCCGCCGGCAAGGCGATCAGCTCACCGTTGCTCGAGGCGTCCATGGACGGCGCCCACGGCGTGCTGTTGTCGATCGCGGGTGGCTCCGATCTCGGCCTGTTCGAGATCAACGAAGCAGCCTCGCTGGTCCAGGAGGCTGCGCACGAGGACGCGAACATCATCTTCGGGACGGTCATCGACGACTCCCTCGGCGACGAGGTGCGGGTGACCGTCATCGCGGCCGGCTTCGATTCGACACCGTCGATCGTGACCCCGGACCGACGCCCGGCCCGGAACATGGCCGATGCCACCGCCGGCGAGCTCCGTCCGCCGCCCCAGCCCTACCAGGGCGACGGTCAGCAGGCCCCGCAGGCGCCGTACGTCCCGCACACCCCCGCCGCGGCCCCGCCGGTCTCCGGCAGTGGTTACGGCGCCCCGCGTCAGGCCCGCCCCATCGATGACGACGACGACGTGGACGTGCCGCCCTTCATGAAGCGGTGAAGATCCCCCGTAGGCCGATGTACGACCCACCGGCTCCGGCCCCCACGTCGCTGTTCACCGGACGGCGTGGGCCGGCCGGCCCTGGCGAGTCCAAGCCTGGCTACGAGTCGTTCAATCTGGGGCTCAACGTCGGTGACGACCCGGTTGCGGTGGTAGCCAACCGGTCCGAGCTCGCCCGTCGGATCGGGTTGTCTCCCACGCACCTGGTCTTCATGGGCCAGGTGCACGGGACGACCGTCGTCCACGTCACCGGTCCCCGCCCGGACGCGGTCGCCGGGACCGACGCGATGGTCACCGCCACACCGGGTCTCGCGCTCGCGGTGCTGGTGGCCGACTGCGTACCCCTGCTCCTGCGCGACCCACGGGCGGGTGTGATCGGGGTGGCCCACGCCGGTCGGCGGGGAGCCGCCGCCGGCATCGTGCCGGTCGTGATCGATCGGATGATCGGGCTGGGTGCCGGGGTCGTCGACCTGGAAGTCGTTCTCGGACCGGCGATCTGCGGCCGGTGCTACGAGGTGCCGGAGGCGATGCGCGACGAGGTGGACGCGCAGTTGCCCGGTTCCGCGTGCGTCACCTCCGACGGCACCGCCGGGCTGGACCTGCGCGCGGGTCTGATCCGTCAACTGCGCGGGCTCGGCGTCGGGTCCGTCGTCGTCGACGAGCGGTGCACCCGGGAGGATCCGGACCTGTTCAGCCACCGGGGGTCCGCCCCGACGGGCCGATTCGCGGGCGTCATCCGGCGCTGAGGGTCACCCCGTCCCGCGCTCATCAACTTCGCCGGCGCTCATCAAATCGTCCACTCCTGTCACACGCATCCCAGAACGTCCATCTTCGTGAGCGCGGACGATGTTGATCAGCGCGGGCACGGGAGTTGATCAGCGCGGGCGCGGGAGTTGACGGTTTACGGCCGCGGTGACGGTGTGTCGCACCGCGTGGGGTGGCCGTGAGGCCGATAACCTCGTGCCTAGCAGGAGTTCCGGTACACACCGTGCCGGCCGAGGAAGGAACGGACCAATGGGATCGTGGCGCAAGGTCGGGGCTTTCCTCGGACTCAATCCGGGCGAGAGCCATCAGTACGACGCAGACGGGCACGAGGGTGCCGGCTACGAAGGCAGCCAGTACGACGAGGCCTATGACGCTCCCCGGGAGCGGGCCTCGTACGCGGGTCACCCGTACTCGCGCGATGGCGATGCGGGCGGGCTGAAGGCCTATCCCGAGGGCGGCTACACCGATCGGAAGACGGGTCCGCGTCTGGCGGAGCAGTCCGACGGCTACCGCGTCGACGAGGTGGGCGCGAGCGCCACTCCCGGCGGGCACTCGACGCGTGCCGGCGGATCGACCCGCCGCGGATTCGGCAGCGAACCGGTCACCCAGGGGGC is from Nakamurella sp. PAMC28650 and encodes:
- the ftsZ gene encoding cell division protein FtsZ; protein product: MTPPHNYLAVIKVVGIGGGGVNAVNRMIEVGLRGVEFIAINTDAQALLMSDADVKLDVGRELTRGLGAGANPDVGRQAAEDHRAEIEEVLKGADMVFVTAGEGGGTGTGGAPVVASIARNLGALTIGVVTRPFAFEGKRRGGQAESGIQDLRNECDTLIVIPNDRLLQLGDLGVSLMDAFRSADEVLLNGVQGITDLITTPGLINVDFADVKSVMAGAGTALMGIGSARGEGRAVQAAGKAISSPLLEASMDGAHGVLLSIAGGSDLGLFEINEAASLVQEAAHEDANIIFGTVIDDSLGDEVRVTVIAAGFDSTPSIVTPDRRPARNMADATAGELRPPPQPYQGDGQQAPQAPYVPHTPAAAPPVSGSGYGAPRQARPIDDDDDVDVPPFMKR
- the pgeF gene encoding peptidoglycan editing factor PgeF, whose product is MYDPPAPAPTSLFTGRRGPAGPGESKPGYESFNLGLNVGDDPVAVVANRSELARRIGLSPTHLVFMGQVHGTTVVHVTGPRPDAVAGTDAMVTATPGLALAVLVADCVPLLLRDPRAGVIGVAHAGRRGAAAGIVPVVIDRMIGLGAGVVDLEVVLGPAICGRCYEVPEAMRDEVDAQLPGSACVTSDGTAGLDLRAGLIRQLRGLGVGSVVVDERCTREDPDLFSHRGSAPTGRFAGVIRR
- a CDS encoding cell division protein SepF; translated protein: MGSWRKVGAFLGLNPGESHQYDADGHEGAGYEGSQYDEAYDAPRERASYAGHPYSRDGDAGGLKAYPEGGYTDRKTGPRLAEQSDGYRVDEVGASATPGGHSTRAGGSTRRGFGSEPVTQGALAMKADQRRDADSSTASRPASVKLTGFGEARIVGEKYRDGQSVILDMTGMSDADARRLVDFSAGLAFSLRGSIEKVAPKVFMLLPAEADIAGGSATALEDARAYVGGYAGR